Proteins from a genomic interval of Loxodonta africana isolate mLoxAfr1 chromosome 25, mLoxAfr1.hap2, whole genome shotgun sequence:
- the IER5 gene encoding immediate early response gene 5 protein, which translates to MEFKLEAHRIVSISLGKIYNSRVQRGGIKLHKNLLVSLVLRSARQVYLSDPCPGLYLAGPAGSPGAPPQQSWEPPQQTREPQQSREPAARPPAGWGEPPPPAARATWQEAEPQPERPAAPGEPRTGGAEPAAAVTGTGDTLLGGEAEAAEAAWRRVEGPHKVEAGEPRVPAGGSDLFPEEPRAARRHCCCPVGREDKPGAPTGSRRADCRCASRAADDEPPAPPPVCPRKRSAAGAGGGPAGCPVPDSTPLKKPRRHLEEQPGGGDEEEEMETGNVANLISIFGSSFSGLLRKKSPGGGLEEEEGEESAPEAAEPGQICCDKPVLRDMSPWSTAIVAF; encoded by the coding sequence ATGGAGTTCAAGCTGGAGGCTCATCGCATCGTCAGCATCTCGCTGGGCAAGATCTACAACTCCCGGGTCCAGCGCGGCGGCATCAAGCTGCACAAGAACCTGCTGGTCTCGCTGGTGCTTCGCAGCGCCCGCCAGGTATACCTGAGTGACCCGTGCCCGGGCCTCTACCTGGCCGGCCCCGCGGGGAGCCCCGGCGCCCCGCCGCAGCAGTCCTGGGAGCCGCCGCAGCAGACCCGGGAGCCGCAGCAGTCCCGGGAGCCGGCAGCCAGGCCACCCGCCGGCTGGGGGGAGCCGCCACCGCCGGCCGCCCGCGCCACCTGGCAGGAGGCCGAGCCGCAGCCGGAGCGTCCCGCTGCCCCAGGCGAGCCGCGGACGGGTGGCGCGGAGCCCGCGGCCGCTGTGACGGGAACCGGGGACACTCTGCTGGGCGGAGAGGCGGAGGCGGCGGAAGCTGCCTGGCGCCGCGTGGAGGGACCGCACAAGGTGGAGGCCGGAGAGCCCAGGGTCCCCGCCGGAGGCTCGGACCTTTTCCCCGAGGAGCCTCGGGCCGCGCGCCGCCACTGCTGCTGCCCGGTGGGCAGGGAGGACAAGCCGGGCGCCCCGACCGGGTCCCGGCGCGCTGACTGCCGCTGCGCCTCCAGGGCCGCCGACGACGAGCCCCCCGCGCCGCCCCCCGTCTGCCCCAGGAAGCGCAGCGCGGCGGGGGCGGGCGGCGGCCCCGCGGGCTGCCCGGTGCCCGACTCGACCCCGCTGAAGAAGCCCCGCcggcacctggaggagcagccGGGCGGGGGAGAcgaggaggaggagatggagaCCGGTAACGTGGCGAATCTCATTAGCATTTTCGGTTCCAGCTTCTCGGGACTCTTACGGAAAAAAAGCCCCGGGGGCGGCCTGGAGGAAGAAGAGGGCGAGGAGAGCGCGCCGGAAGCCGCCGAGCCCGGGCAGATCTGCTGCGATAAGCCGGTGCTGAGAGACATGAGCCCTTGGAGCACAGCCATCGTGGCCTTCTGA